In the Staphylococcus condimenti genome, one interval contains:
- a CDS encoding MFS transporter → MRFDKNKINRVDASVAKRSVVATGIGNAMEWFDFGLYSYLAVIISKNFFSDVQNDQLKLVFTFATFAIAFLLRPVGGIIFGIIGDKFGRKIVLTITIVMMAISTVLIGCLPTYDQIGIWAPILLLIGRIIQGFSTGGEYAGAMVYVAETSPDNRRNSLGSGLEIGTLSGYIAASVLCGVLFFSLNDQQMAAWGWRIPFFFGLILGFVGLYLRTHLEETPIYENELSKEDERDKISFWTSIRFYYKDIIVCFVMVVFFNVTNYMVTSYLPSYLEEVIGVKNGLVTVLITCIMAIMIPLALFYGKTADKIGDKKVMLFGLGGIILFSIFAFWLINLKAIFPVAIGILLLGIFLATYEGTMPGTLPTIFFTHIRYRTLAITFNVSVSLFGGTTPLIATALVAKTGNPLMPAFYLTAVSIVGFLVVLFMHTSTASKSLKGSYPNVDSDEDFKKAAENPKKSLWWVQEKRKREHESGIDMEGIN, encoded by the coding sequence ATGCGTTTTGATAAAAACAAAATTAATCGCGTGGACGCCAGTGTGGCTAAAAGAAGTGTAGTCGCAACGGGTATAGGTAATGCTATGGAATGGTTCGATTTCGGACTCTATTCATATTTAGCAGTTATTATTAGTAAGAACTTCTTTTCAGATGTTCAAAATGATCAATTAAAATTAGTATTTACATTTGCAACGTTTGCAATTGCATTTTTATTACGCCCTGTCGGAGGTATTATCTTCGGTATTATAGGGGATAAATTCGGTCGGAAAATTGTATTGACCATCACTATCGTAATGATGGCTATTTCAACAGTACTCATTGGTTGTTTGCCGACGTATGATCAGATTGGTATATGGGCACCCATACTCTTATTGATAGGCAGAATTATCCAAGGGTTTTCAACTGGTGGAGAATATGCAGGAGCAATGGTATATGTCGCAGAAACTTCACCAGATAACCGACGCAATTCATTAGGAAGCGGATTAGAAATCGGTACGCTATCCGGTTATATCGCAGCTTCAGTATTATGCGGCGTCTTGTTCTTCTCATTAAATGATCAACAAATGGCAGCATGGGGTTGGAGAATTCCATTCTTCTTCGGACTGATTTTAGGTTTTGTTGGTTTATACTTAAGAACACATTTAGAAGAAACGCCTATTTATGAAAATGAATTATCTAAAGAAGACGAACGTGATAAAATCAGTTTTTGGACAAGTATCCGTTTTTATTATAAAGACATTATTGTATGTTTCGTAATGGTTGTTTTCTTTAATGTAACAAACTACATGGTTACATCCTATTTACCGTCATACTTAGAAGAAGTCATAGGTGTCAAAAATGGTTTGGTTACTGTCTTAATCACTTGTATTATGGCAATCATGATTCCATTAGCACTGTTTTACGGCAAAACAGCAGATAAAATCGGTGATAAGAAAGTCATGCTGTTTGGTTTAGGCGGCATTATTCTATTCAGTATTTTTGCATTCTGGCTCATTAACTTAAAAGCCATTTTCCCAGTTGCTATTGGTATTTTACTTTTAGGTATTTTTCTTGCGACATACGAAGGAACAATGCCGGGTACATTGCCGACGATTTTCTTCACACATATTCGGTACCGTACATTAGCTATCACTTTTAATGTTTCTGTTTCACTGTTTGGAGGAACAACACCTTTAATCGCTACGGCTTTAGTTGCGAAAACAGGAAATCCTTTAATGCCGGCATTTTATTTAACAGCTGTTAGTATTGTAGGGTTCTTAGTAGTACTCTTCATGCATACCAGTACTGCATCCAAATCGCTTAAAGGATCATATCCGAATGTGGATTCAGATGAAGACTTTAAAAAAGCAGCTGAGAATCCTAAAAAATCATTGTGGTGGGTTCAAGAGAAAAGAAAACGTGAACACGAGTCAGGAATTGACATGGAAGGTATTAATTAA
- the folE2 gene encoding GTP cyclohydrolase FolE2, with amino-acid sequence MSEFDLTTREGRWRHFGSVDPIEGTKPTVKEEMTDLQSTHKDFLFEIEEVGIKNLVYPVVIDNYQTAGTFAFSTSLTREEKGINMSRILESVEKHYDNGLELTFSNLETVLHTLEKHMKQSSAGVDVSGKWFFNRYSPVTNIKAVGNADVTYGLAVAGDQVTRKELTIQATVTTLCPCSKEISEYSAHNQRGVITVKMYIDPSATLPTDYKEVILDAMEANASSILYPILKRPDEKRVTERAYENPRFVEDLIRLIAADLVELDWSEGFDIECRNEESIHQHDAFAKLKYRK; translated from the coding sequence ATGAGTGAATTTGATTTAACTACACGTGAAGGTCGTTGGAGACACTTCGGTTCTGTTGATCCAATAGAAGGTACGAAACCTACGGTTAAAGAAGAAATGACCGACTTACAAAGTACACACAAAGACTTTTTGTTTGAAATAGAAGAAGTAGGTATCAAAAATTTAGTTTATCCAGTCGTTATTGATAATTACCAAACAGCGGGCACATTTGCCTTTTCTACAAGCTTGACGCGTGAAGAAAAAGGTATCAACATGAGCCGTATCTTAGAAAGTGTTGAGAAACATTATGATAATGGTTTGGAACTCACTTTTAGCAATTTAGAAACTGTTTTGCATACTTTAGAAAAACATATGAAACAAAGTTCAGCAGGTGTAGATGTATCTGGTAAATGGTTCTTCAACCGTTACAGTCCAGTTACTAATATAAAAGCAGTAGGAAATGCAGATGTAACGTACGGCTTAGCAGTTGCAGGTGACCAAGTGACACGCAAAGAATTAACAATTCAAGCTACCGTCACAACATTATGCCCGTGTTCAAAAGAAATCAGTGAATACTCAGCACATAACCAACGCGGGGTAATTACTGTAAAAATGTACATCGACCCTTCAGCAACTTTACCGACAGACTATAAAGAGGTTATTTTAGATGCTATGGAAGCCAATGCCAGCTCTATTTTATATCCTATTTTAAAACGTCCAGATGAAAAAAGAGTGACAGAACGCGCATATGAAAATCCACGTTTTGTCGAAGATTTAATTCGTTTAATCGCAGCTGACTTAGTTGAATTAGACTGGTCAGAAGGCTTTGATATTGAATGTCGCAATGAAGAATCTATTCATCAGCATGATGCATTCGCGAAATTAAAATATAGAAAATAA
- the bshB2 gene encoding bacillithiol biosynthesis deacetylase BshB2, with product MSEESQVLVIFPHPDDETFSSAGTLARYIDNGVPVTYACLTLGQMGRNLGNPPFATRESLPEIRERELEEAAKAIGIKDLRKMGYRDKTVEFEPYEKIDGMVQSLIEELHPSLIISFYPGYAVHPDHEATAEAVVRTVERMPKDERPRLQLVAFSNDAIEELGEPDVINDISEYRDTKLNAFKAHASQSGPFLQQLAEPQVPDEAKSFLEQEAYWTYKFES from the coding sequence ATGTCAGAGGAAAGCCAAGTATTAGTTATTTTTCCGCATCCTGACGATGAGACGTTCTCATCAGCAGGAACACTAGCACGTTATATCGATAATGGCGTGCCTGTAACATACGCTTGTTTGACACTTGGTCAGATGGGACGTAATTTGGGGAACCCTCCATTTGCGACACGTGAATCACTACCAGAAATTCGTGAACGCGAACTAGAAGAAGCTGCAAAAGCAATTGGTATCAAAGATTTACGTAAGATGGGTTACCGTGATAAAACAGTAGAATTCGAACCTTATGAAAAAATCGATGGAATGGTGCAGTCTTTAATTGAAGAACTTCATCCTTCATTGATTATTTCATTTTATCCAGGTTATGCTGTCCATCCTGATCATGAAGCTACAGCAGAAGCTGTAGTTCGCACAGTAGAACGCATGCCGAAAGATGAGCGACCACGTTTGCAACTGGTTGCTTTCAGCAATGATGCCATTGAAGAATTAGGAGAACCTGATGTCATCAATGATATCAGTGAATATAGAGATACAAAATTAAATGCATTCAAAGCACATGCATCACAATCTGGTCCGTTCTTGCAGCAATTAGCAGAACCACAAGTACCAGACGAAGCCAAAAGTTTCTTAGAACAAGAAGCTTATTGGACTTATAAATTTGAATCATAA
- a CDS encoding YojF family protein has translation MEPIEYDKVQGLLESYVDQPVYLHVETTNGAYANHFDQRVFNAGTFLRNIKVVFEHAKLKGGGKEPFRVGLKLQDNGWVYVQGLTHYEVNENNEFLLAGFNYEGQLAATLEISTVPFQL, from the coding sequence GTGGAACCGATTGAATACGACAAAGTACAAGGTTTACTTGAATCGTATGTAGACCAGCCAGTTTATCTGCATGTTGAAACAACGAATGGGGCATATGCAAATCATTTTGATCAACGTGTCTTCAATGCAGGAACTTTTTTAAGGAATATAAAAGTAGTTTTTGAACATGCCAAACTGAAAGGCGGGGGTAAAGAGCCGTTCAGAGTGGGTTTAAAACTACAAGATAATGGTTGGGTTTACGTACAAGGTTTAACACACTATGAAGTTAACGAAAATAACGAATTTTTATTAGCAGGATTTAATTATGAAGGACAGCTAGCTGCAACATTGGAAATCAGCACTGTTCCTTTCCAATTATAA
- the nagB gene encoding glucosamine-6-phosphate deaminase has translation MEIINLGNRHDASFYAACELFNQITRNPESKLGLATGGTMVDVYANFVNLLKMNDVDVSNVETFNLDEYVGLPQTHPESYHQYMQEVLFEQYPYFTASNIHIPTGDAADLNDEAKRYEAVVHERGPVDIQILGIGENGHIGFNEPGTSKESETRVVDLTESTIRANSRYFDTEDEVPKQAVSMGLSTIMSAKRIILLAFGEKKKAAITKLASGIEDADVPATILYEHPNVEVYVDEAAAPDDMGRKE, from the coding sequence TTGGAAATTATTAATTTAGGTAACCGTCATGATGCATCATTTTATGCAGCATGCGAACTATTCAATCAAATTACACGCAATCCTGAGAGTAAGTTAGGATTAGCAACAGGCGGTACAATGGTAGATGTCTATGCAAATTTCGTAAATTTATTAAAAATGAACGATGTAGATGTTTCAAATGTAGAAACGTTCAACTTAGATGAGTATGTTGGTTTGCCACAAACTCATCCCGAAAGTTACCACCAATACATGCAAGAAGTATTGTTTGAACAATATCCTTATTTCACAGCAAGTAATATCCATATCCCTACTGGAGATGCAGCTGACTTAAACGATGAAGCAAAACGCTATGAAGCTGTGGTACATGAACGCGGTCCTGTAGATATTCAAATTCTTGGTATTGGCGAAAATGGACATATTGGATTTAATGAACCTGGAACATCTAAAGAAAGTGAAACTCGTGTCGTAGATTTAACTGAAAGTACAATTCGTGCAAACAGCCGCTATTTCGATACAGAAGATGAAGTCCCAAAACAAGCGGTTTCTATGGGTTTATCTACAATTATGTCAGCAAAACGTATTATCTTACTCGCTTTTGGCGAGAAGAAGAAAGCTGCTATTACTAAATTAGCAAGCGGTATCGAAGATGCGGATGTGCCTGCTACTATCTTGTATGAGCATCCTAATGTAGAAGTTTATGTAGATGAAGCAGCTGCTCCAGACGATATGGGACGTAAAGAGTAA
- the hxlA gene encoding 3-hexulose-6-phosphate synthase, producing the protein MELQLAIDLLNKEEAAELANKVKDYVDIVEIGTPIIYNEGLPSVQYMDEHIDGVKVLADMKIMDAADYEVSQAVRFGADVVTILGVAEDASIKAAIEEAHKNDKQLLVDMIAVQDIEKRAKELDEMGADYIAVHIGYDLQAEGKSPLEDLHKVKSVIKNSKVAVAGGIKPDTIKDIVAEGPDLVIVGGGIANADDPVEAAKTCRDAVKGE; encoded by the coding sequence TTGGAACTACAATTAGCAATTGATTTATTAAATAAAGAAGAAGCAGCAGAATTAGCTAATAAAGTGAAAGATTATGTCGATATCGTAGAAATCGGTACTCCTATCATATATAACGAAGGCTTGCCATCAGTTCAATATATGGATGAACATATTGATGGTGTAAAAGTCCTTGCAGACATGAAAATCATGGATGCAGCAGATTATGAAGTCAGCCAAGCTGTTAGATTCGGTGCTGATGTTGTAACAATCTTAGGTGTAGCTGAAGATGCTTCAATCAAAGCTGCTATCGAAGAAGCACACAAAAATGATAAACAATTATTAGTCGATATGATTGCTGTGCAAGATATTGAAAAACGCGCAAAAGAATTAGACGAAATGGGTGCTGACTATATTGCAGTACACATCGGTTATGATTTGCAAGCAGAAGGTAAATCTCCTTTAGAAGACTTGCACAAAGTTAAATCTGTGATTAAAAACTCTAAAGTTGCAGTTGCTGGCGGTATTAAACCAGACACTATCAAAGATATCGTAGCTGAAGGTCCAGACTTAGTCATCGTCGGCGGCGGTATCGCAAATGCGGACGATCCTGTAGAAGCTGCAAAAACTTGCCGTGACGCAGTTAAGGGTGAATAA
- the hxlB gene encoding 6-phospho-3-hexuloisomerase, translating to MTKLRYQLILDELKNTLGHVKNDEVEQFENEVRDAKNIFTSGKGRSGYVANSFAMRLNQLGKASHVIGGATTPSIHKGDLFIVISGSGSTEHLRLLAEKAKGEDAKVVLITTKPDSKIGELADTVIELPAGTKYDAEGSEQPLGSLFEQSAQIFLDAVVLDLMEIFNIDETAMQQNHANLE from the coding sequence ATGACTAAATTACGCTATCAGCTCATTTTAGATGAATTGAAAAACACACTTGGTCACGTTAAAAATGACGAAGTAGAACAATTCGAAAATGAAGTACGTGATGCCAAAAACATTTTTACCTCAGGCAAAGGCCGTTCAGGCTATGTTGCAAATAGTTTTGCGATGCGTTTGAATCAACTCGGCAAAGCATCACATGTAATTGGTGGTGCAACAACACCTTCTATTCATAAAGGTGACTTGTTTATCGTTATTTCTGGTTCAGGCAGCACAGAGCATTTACGATTATTGGCTGAAAAAGCAAAAGGTGAAGATGCGAAAGTTGTCTTAATTACAACAAAGCCTGATTCTAAAATCGGTGAACTCGCAGATACTGTTATTGAATTGCCGGCAGGCACAAAATATGATGCGGAAGGTTCAGAACAACCACTCGGCAGTTTATTCGAACAATCTGCTCAAATTTTCTTAGATGCTGTTGTTCTTGATTTGATGGAAATTTTCAATATTGATGAAACAGCTATGCAGCAAAATCATGCTAATTTAGAATAA
- a CDS encoding NADPH-dependent FMN reductase, producing MKGLIIVGSARVDSHTKALAQYLKGQLEEKDVETNIFDLADQPIHTLDVSGASNPPDEYKKNVEELQSKAREADFIILGTPNYHGSYSGILKNALDHLTMDDFKMKPVGLMGNSGGIVSAEPLSHLRLIVRTLLGIAVPTQIATHDSDYGKLDDGSFYLQDEEFQLRSRLFVEQIVSFAESRPYEHLK from the coding sequence ATGAAAGGCTTAATTATTGTAGGGAGTGCACGTGTAGATTCACATACTAAAGCACTTGCGCAATACTTAAAAGGACAATTAGAAGAAAAAGATGTTGAAACAAACATTTTTGATTTGGCAGATCAGCCAATTCATACGTTAGATGTATCAGGAGCAAGTAACCCGCCTGATGAATATAAGAAAAATGTAGAGGAACTACAATCGAAAGCGCGTGAAGCTGATTTTATCATTTTAGGAACACCAAACTATCACGGCTCTTATTCAGGTATTTTAAAAAATGCACTTGACCATTTAACTATGGATGATTTCAAGATGAAACCTGTTGGCCTAATGGGGAATAGCGGAGGCATTGTCAGTGCTGAGCCATTATCGCACTTGCGTTTGATTGTACGTACATTGCTCGGTATTGCGGTGCCGACACAAATTGCAACGCATGATTCTGATTATGGAAAACTTGATGATGGGTCTTTCTATTTACAAGATGAAGAGTTCCAACTACGTTCTCGCCTATTTGTAGAACAGATTGTATCATTTGCAGAAAGCCGTCCATATGAACACTTAAAATAA
- a CDS encoding Cof-type HAD-IIB family hydrolase, whose product MIKLIATDMDGTLLNAGHEVSEENIQAIKAAQDQGITVVIATGRAFYEASSPIEPTGLKVPYICLNGAEVRDESFDIMHTSSLNHEMIEQITNILNSEDVYYQVYTNFGIYTEDPQKDLDIYIDIAEHAGQKADVEKIRNHIQHRIDQGTLKVVENYDEITGRRGEIVMKILAYDADVEKIERVSKQLAKHSNLAISSSARGNIEITNAYAQKGIALEEIAKQLGIDMKDVMAIGDNMNDVSMLERVGYPVAMENAIPEVKEYAKEITDTNEHSGVGKAINKMLVENQKHEG is encoded by the coding sequence ATGATTAAACTAATTGCAACTGATATGGATGGCACGTTATTAAACGCGGGTCATGAGGTTTCAGAAGAAAATATACAAGCAATCAAAGCAGCGCAAGATCAAGGTATTACGGTCGTTATCGCAACAGGACGCGCGTTTTATGAAGCAAGTTCACCGATTGAACCAACTGGTTTAAAAGTGCCGTATATCTGCTTAAATGGCGCAGAGGTGCGAGATGAATCATTTGATATAATGCATACTTCAAGTTTGAATCACGAAATGATTGAACAAATTACGAATATATTGAATAGCGAAGATGTCTATTATCAAGTGTATACAAATTTTGGTATTTATACAGAAGATCCTCAAAAAGATTTGGATATTTATATCGATATCGCTGAACATGCTGGTCAAAAAGCGGATGTTGAAAAAATCCGCAATCATATTCAACATCGTATCGATCAAGGGACTTTAAAAGTAGTTGAAAATTATGATGAAATAACTGGTCGTCGTGGTGAAATTGTAATGAAGATTCTAGCTTATGATGCAGATGTAGAGAAAATTGAACGTGTCAGCAAACAGTTAGCAAAACATTCAAATTTAGCTATTTCATCTTCAGCACGCGGCAATATTGAAATTACTAATGCTTATGCTCAAAAAGGTATTGCACTTGAAGAAATCGCGAAACAACTTGGCATTGATATGAAAGATGTAATGGCAATCGGTGATAATATGAATGATGTTTCAATGTTAGAACGTGTAGGTTACCCGGTTGCTATGGAAAATGCGATTCCTGAGGTAAAGGAATACGCAAAAGAGATTACGGATACTAATGAGCATAGCGGGGTCGGCAAAGCGATTAATAAAATGTTGGTAGAAAACCAAAAACATGAAGGGTAA
- the tadA gene encoding tRNA adenosine(34) deaminase TadA, whose amino-acid sequence MATDENYMKLALEEAKKAERIGEVPIGAVVVKDGEVIARAHNLRETVQQPTAHAEHIAIEKAAEVVGSWRLEDCTLYVTLEPCVMCSGAIVMSRIPRVVYGASDPKGGCSGSLMDLLQEPRFNHRAEVVSGVLEDECGVVLKSFFKQIREKKKAAKNND is encoded by the coding sequence ATGGCTACAGATGAAAATTATATGAAACTTGCATTAGAAGAAGCAAAAAAAGCAGAGCGCATAGGGGAAGTGCCGATTGGTGCGGTTGTAGTAAAAGATGGAGAAGTTATTGCGCGTGCGCATAATTTGCGGGAAACAGTACAACAACCTACCGCACATGCAGAACATATAGCAATTGAAAAAGCTGCCGAAGTTGTAGGAAGCTGGAGACTCGAAGATTGTACGCTATATGTAACCTTAGAGCCTTGTGTGATGTGTTCAGGTGCTATCGTCATGAGTCGTATTCCCCGTGTAGTATATGGAGCATCTGATCCAAAAGGGGGATGCAGTGGAAGCTTGATGGATTTGCTGCAAGAACCTCGTTTCAACCATCGTGCTGAAGTAGTAAGCGGAGTTTTGGAAGATGAATGCGGTGTAGTACTGAAATCTTTCTTTAAACAAATAAGAGAGAAAAAGAAGGCAGCAAAAAATAATGATTAA
- a CDS encoding deoxynucleoside kinase, with product MNQPYIAIEGPIGVGKSTLAHYLSETLQYHEAQEIVDENPFLSDFYEDISTWSFQTEMFFLCNRYKQVQDLEQLSSGIVSDYHIFKNKIFARQTLTDTEFDKFSRIYKILTEDLIMPNVVIFLDADLEVLKQRIAKRNRSFEHQIEDDYLLNLKQAYWEFYQSLKAQGKRAEWIDTTELDFVNHSEDYAQILNIVQTMIGGTNHE from the coding sequence ATGAATCAACCTTATATTGCCATAGAAGGTCCTATAGGAGTAGGAAAATCTACTTTGGCCCACTATTTAAGTGAAACACTGCAATATCATGAAGCACAAGAAATTGTGGACGAGAATCCTTTCCTTTCTGATTTCTACGAAGACATCTCAACTTGGAGTTTCCAAACTGAAATGTTCTTTTTATGCAATCGATACAAACAAGTTCAAGATCTCGAACAGCTATCTTCTGGCATTGTCAGTGATTATCATATCTTTAAAAATAAAATTTTTGCTCGTCAAACTTTGACAGACACAGAATTCGATAAATTCAGCCGCATCTATAAAATACTAACTGAAGATTTAATAATGCCGAATGTTGTTATTTTTCTAGATGCTGATTTAGAAGTTCTAAAACAGCGTATTGCTAAACGTAATCGCAGCTTTGAACATCAAATCGAAGATGACTATTTATTAAATTTAAAACAAGCGTATTGGGAATTTTATCAATCCTTAAAAGCCCAAGGTAAAAGAGCTGAATGGATTGATACAACAGAACTTGATTTTGTCAATCATTCCGAAGATTACGCACAGATATTAAACATTGTTCAAACAATGATAGGAGGCACAAATCATGAATAA
- a CDS encoding deoxynucleoside kinase — MNNYGIPQDAVITIAGTVGVGKSSLTRALAKKLNFRTSFENVDHNPYLDKFYDDFERWSFHLQIYFLAERFKEQKRMFEYGGGFIQDRSIYEDVDIFAKMHEEQGTMSKEDFETYSQLFDAMVMTPYFPKPDVLVYLECDYDEVIDRIHQRGRQMEIDTDPEYWKKLFRRYDEWIYNFNACPVVRVNINEYDLHESLDTLDPVLEKIANIIKIHREVDPR; from the coding sequence ATGAATAATTACGGTATCCCTCAAGATGCAGTGATTACAATTGCAGGTACCGTAGGCGTTGGAAAATCTAGCCTGACACGCGCCCTTGCAAAAAAATTAAACTTCCGCACTTCTTTTGAAAATGTGGACCATAACCCTTATTTAGATAAATTCTATGATGACTTCGAACGTTGGAGTTTCCATTTACAAATTTATTTCTTAGCGGAACGATTTAAAGAACAAAAACGTATGTTTGAATACGGCGGCGGTTTCATACAAGACCGCTCAATTTATGAAGATGTTGATATCTTCGCAAAAATGCATGAAGAACAAGGCACAATGTCTAAAGAAGATTTTGAAACGTATTCACAGCTTTTTGATGCAATGGTCATGACGCCTTACTTCCCTAAACCAGATGTTTTAGTATATCTAGAATGCGATTACGACGAAGTTATTGATCGTATCCATCAACGTGGGCGTCAAATGGAAATTGACACAGATCCTGAGTACTGGAAAAAATTATTTCGTCGTTACGACGAATGGATTTATAACTTCAATGCTTGTCCTGTGGTACGTGTTAACATTAATGAATATGATTTGCATGAAAGTTTAGATACACTTGATCCTGTATTAGAAAAAATAGCTAATATCATTAAAATACACCGGGAAGTTGACCCGAGATAA
- a CDS encoding HAD-IIB family hydrolase, which translates to MEHHLILFDFDETYYKHATTKEDIPDLRNLEETLEQAVKKDGVVTAFLSGSIFPNIMKKMKKAEMKFKPQYIFSDLCSQMYQLDENGEYHEYKDYEEAVSETPFTKEKVDEIINDFEQKYDVKLQPQRKYRDKETLYEYYFDSQGDQDEDIKMLEDLQEEAASFDYAVHFNKTNPLAGDPENAYDVNFTPKNAGKLFAVKYLLDLFDVPASEVLGFGDSGNDETYLSYIGHPFVMVNSTDDEMKEKFPNTKYDYYKGLNDEVKKYLKEIEKA; encoded by the coding sequence ATGGAACATCATTTGATATTATTTGATTTTGACGAAACCTATTATAAGCATGCAACGACTAAAGAAGACATTCCTGATTTACGCAATTTAGAAGAGACATTAGAACAAGCTGTGAAAAAAGATGGTGTGGTTACGGCATTTTTATCAGGTAGTATTTTTCCTAATATCATGAAAAAAATGAAAAAAGCTGAGATGAAGTTTAAACCGCAATATATCTTTTCGGACTTATGTTCTCAGATGTATCAATTAGATGAGAACGGTGAGTACCACGAATATAAAGATTATGAAGAAGCGGTTTCTGAAACTCCCTTTACAAAAGAGAAAGTGGATGAAATTATTAATGACTTTGAACAAAAGTATGATGTAAAACTTCAACCACAGCGAAAATATAGAGATAAGGAAACTTTGTACGAATATTATTTTGATTCTCAAGGCGACCAAGATGAAGATATAAAAATGTTAGAAGACTTGCAAGAAGAAGCGGCATCTTTTGACTATGCAGTTCATTTCAATAAGACAAACCCACTAGCAGGAGATCCTGAAAATGCATATGACGTTAACTTTACACCTAAAAATGCGGGTAAGTTATTCGCAGTAAAATATTTATTAGATTTATTTGATGTACCAGCTTCTGAAGTATTAGGGTTCGGTGATAGCGGTAATGATGAAACCTATTTAAGTTATATTGGTCATCCTTTTGTTATGGTCAACAGTACAGATGATGAGATGAAAGAAAAGTTTCCAAATACCAAATATGATTATTATAAAGGTTTGAATGATGAAGTAAAAAAATATTTAAAGGAAATAGAAAAAGCTTAA
- a CDS encoding HAD family hydrolase, giving the protein MALKWILFDKDGTLIDFDMSWMKVGIQMVDEFVEKYISQKNVEHAYKTLGVDKEKDQVLPGTPMACGSLDEIIQNFNALAGEDVSEWTRQTSQYLIDHRVPEIKWIEGMTDALDTLKDAGYQIGILTSDTKKGTEQFIEATDTEAFFDFIISTEANAAEKPNPEVLRPLFEHVSDLRAEEIAIVGDSPNDIQTAINAGLGLSIAVLTGVGQAHELQHADYTVQSAPEAVDILVKNKAEN; this is encoded by the coding sequence ATGGCTTTGAAATGGATTTTATTTGATAAAGACGGAACTTTAATCGACTTTGATATGAGTTGGATGAAAGTTGGCATTCAAATGGTCGATGAATTTGTGGAAAAGTATATCTCACAAAAAAACGTTGAGCATGCTTATAAAACTTTAGGGGTAGATAAAGAGAAAGATCAAGTTTTACCAGGTACACCTATGGCATGCGGGTCTTTGGATGAAATTATTCAGAACTTCAATGCTTTAGCAGGAGAAGATGTCTCTGAGTGGACTCGCCAAACCAGCCAATACTTGATAGATCATCGTGTTCCGGAAATTAAATGGATTGAAGGTATGACAGATGCATTGGATACTTTAAAAGATGCCGGCTATCAAATTGGCATACTTACAAGTGATACGAAAAAAGGAACAGAGCAATTTATCGAAGCAACAGATACAGAAGCATTTTTCGATTTTATTATTTCGACTGAAGCAAACGCTGCTGAAAAGCCTAATCCAGAAGTTTTGCGACCGTTATTTGAACACGTTTCGGATTTGCGCGCTGAAGAGATAGCAATTGTGGGTGATTCTCCAAACGACATTCAAACTGCAATCAATGCTGGATTGGGACTTTCAATTGCGGTACTTACTGGTGTAGGGCAAGCACATGAATTACAACATGCTGATTATACCGTCCAATCAGCACCTGAAGCTGTAGATATTTTGGTGAAGAATAAGGCGGAAAATTAG
- a CDS encoding YbaN family protein: protein MKYLLVTLGIIFAGIGFVGIVVPLLPTTPFLLLAAICFSRSSKKFNRWLVNTKIYDEYVESFKRDRGFTLKKKFKILTSLYILMGISIFIIDNFYIRITLLIMLFIQTVVLFTFVRTLPDNTKPKEKEE, encoded by the coding sequence ATGAAATATTTACTCGTTACACTCGGTATCATATTTGCTGGTATAGGGTTTGTTGGAATTGTAGTACCATTATTACCCACTACACCGTTTTTATTATTAGCTGCAATCTGCTTTTCAAGAAGTTCCAAAAAATTTAACCGTTGGTTAGTGAATACAAAAATTTACGATGAATATGTAGAAAGTTTTAAAAGAGACAGAGGTTTTACTTTAAAGAAAAAATTTAAGATTTTAACAAGTTTGTATATATTGATGGGAATTTCAATTTTTATTATAGATAATTTTTATATCAGAATAACTTTGCTTATCATGCTCTTTATTCAAACGGTCGTCTTATTTACTTTTGTTAGAACACTTCCAGATAATACCAAGCCAAAAGAAAAAGAAGAGTGA